The Thermus oshimai DSM 12092 genome contains the following window.
GGGGGAGAGGCTTTATGGCCTGGGCTCCGTGGCGGCCCCTTTGGACCGGAGGGGGCGGGCCTACCGCCTCTGGAACCGGGATGTGGGGGGAAGCTATGGCCCCGAGGAGGGTCCCCTTTACCTCACCATCCCTGTCCTTCTCTCTCAGGGGCCTGAGGGCGGGCACCTGGTCTTCTACGAGAACCCCCACGAGGCCCTGGTGGACCTCTCCCAACCGGAGGAGGCCCTCTGGACCTTTATGGGGGGCGCCCTCCGCTACCACCTCTTCCCCGGGGACCCAAAGGAGGCCCTCTCGGCCTACACCGCCCTTGTGGGCCGGCCCCCCTTGCCCCCGCGGTTCGCCCTGGGGTTCCACTACGCCCGCTGGGGGCTTTCCACCGAGGAGGAGGTGAGGGAGGTGGCCGAGGGGTTTTTGGCCCGGGGCCTGCCCCTTTCTGCCCTGCACCTGGACATCGACTACATGGAGGGCCACCGGGTCTTCACCGTGGACCGGGACCGCTTTCCCCATCTGGAGGAGCTTGTTGCCGACCTCCGGGCCAAGGGGGTGCGTACGGTGCTCATCCTGGACCCCGGGGTGAAGGCGGAAAAGGGGTTTCCCCCTTACGAGGAGGGCCTTAGGGAGGGGGTGTTCTGCACCCTACCTGGGGGGGCGCTTCTCAAGGCCCCCGTTTGGCCGGGGTGGTGCGCCTTTCCCGACTTCACCCACCCCAGGGCCCGGGCCTGGTGGGGGCGGTGGGTCCAAACACTTTGGCGCCTGGGGGTGGGGGGGTTCTGGCTGGACATGAACGAGCCCGCGGCCTTCGCCGCCTGGGGGGATCCCACCTTCCCCCTTCCCACGCGGCACGCCCTCGAGGGGGAGGAGGGGGACCACCGCCTGGCCCATAACCTCTACGGCCTTCTCATGGCCCGGGCCACCTACGAGGCCCTGAAGGGGGAAACGGCGCGGCCTTTCCTCTTTTCCCGTTCGGGCTGGGCCGGGCTTGCCCGCTACGCCTGGAACTGGACGGGGGATGTGGAGAGCTCCTGGCCCGCCCTGAGGCGCACGGTGGGCATCGTGCTCGGGCTTGGACTTTCCGGGGTGCCCTACACGGGTTCGGACATCGGGGGTTTCAGCGGCCACCCCTCTTCCGAACTCTTCCTGCGCTGGTTCCAGGTGGGTGCTTTCATGCCCTTCTTCCGCGTCCACTCCGCCATCACCACCCCCAGGCGGGAACCCTGGCGTTTTGGCGAACCGGTGCTCTCGGTGGTCCGGCGTTTTTTGGAACTGCGCCAGGCCCTTTTACCCTACCTCTACACCCTCGCCTGGGAGGCCTCCCAGACCGGCCTGCCCCCCGTCCGGCCCCTCTTCTTCCTGGACCCCAGCGCGGAGGCCGAGGACGCCTTCCTCCTGGGGGAGGCCCTCCTGGTGGCCCCGGTGCTGGAGGAGGGGGTGAGGGGGCGCTCCGTGCCCCTGCCTCGCGGGCCCTGGTACGAGTTCTGGACGGACCGCCTCCTGGAAGGCCCGGGGGAGGTCCAGGCTGAAGCCCCCTTGGACAGGATTCCCCTTTTCGTTTGGGGCGGCGCCGCCCTGCCCCTGTTGGAGGGGGAGGGCCTCACCCTGCACCTTTACCCCGACCGAGAAGGCCGGGCCGAGGGCCTCCTCTACTGGGACGAGGGGGAAGGGGAGGGGCCTTTCCGGCTGGACCGGTTTCGCCTGGAAGGGGGTCGCCTGCTCTGGGCAGAGGAAGGGGCCTACCCCTGGCCCTGGGAGGGGCTTGGGGTCCGGCTTCACGGGAAAGAGCTTCTCGGCGCCTGGGTGGAGGGGCGCTGGTACGGGGCGAGGGAGGGGCGGCTTCGCCTTCCTCCTTTTCGGGAGGCCCGGTTGGAGGTGAAGGGATGAGGGCGCATTTTTTGGCCCATGGAGCGGGGCGACCTGGGGAGCTTCCAGGGGTGGGCTGGCGGGAAGTGGCGCTACCCCACCAGTGGAGCCTGGAGGGCGTGGAGGCCGAGGCGGGCTGGTACCGCCTCCAGGTGCCCCAGGGGGAGGGGCGGCGCTTCATCAGGGTCCTGGGGGATTACTCTAAGGAGGCCTGGCTGGAGGGGGCCTACCTGGGGCGGCACGAGGGGTATTTTGAACCCTGGCTCTTGGAGCTTCCCCCAGGCGAGGAGCTCCTTCTCCGGGTGGCGGCCCCCAAGGACCCCGGCTGGCCCCGGTTCAAGCGGCAGGTGAAGGGTATTTTCGGCCAGCACGACTGCCGCCCCGGGGGAACCACGGAAAGGGGCCAGGAGCGGGGGACGGGAGGGCTTTGGGGTGGGGTGGAGGTCCTCTTCCGGCCCGAGGCGGCCCTCCTGGCCCTCCGTCACCGCCTAAGCCCCAGGCCCGGGGGCTGGCGGCTTCTCGTGGAGCTCGAGGTGGACGCCTTGAGGGCCCTGGATGGGAAGGCCGAGCTTCGCCTGGTGCCGGAGAACTTTCCCGGGGAGGCCCTGAACCGGGAGGCCCCCTTGGCCCTGGAGCCGGGAAGGCGGACCTACCGCCTCCTTTGGGACCTGCCGGAGATGCCCCTATGGGAGGTGTGGGAGCGGGGGTTTCCCCACCTGTTTCGCCTCGAGGCCAGGCTCCTCGGGGCCAGCCTCTCCGTCCCCCTGGGGTTCCGCACCGTGGCCCTGGATGGGGAGGGCTGGCTTCTCCTAAACGGGCGGCGGCTTTTCCTCCGGGGGACCAACATCATCCCCACCCAGTGGCTTGCGGCCTACGGGGAGGGGGCCGCCACCCGGGATGTGGCCCTCCTCAAGGAGGCCAACCTCAACGCGGTCCGGGTTCACGCCCACGTGACCCACCCTGCCTTCTACCGGGCCTGCGACCGGGAAGGGGTCCTGGTCTGGCAGGATTTTCCCCTCCAGTGGGGCTACGCCGAGGACGAGGCCTTCTTGCGGGAGGCCCTCCGCCAGGCCCGGGCCATGGTGGACCTCCTGGGGGCGCATCCCTCCATCTACCTCTGGTGCGCCCACAACGAGCCCGCCCACAACCGCAAGACCCTGGCTCCTCTCGTGGCCGCCGAGCTCCGGGCGGCCGACCCCACCCGGCCGGTGAAGGAGGCCTCGGACTTCCGCGAACACCCTTACCCCGGCTGGTACTGGGGCCACCTGCGGGACTTCCTGGCCCTGCCCGGAAAGCCCCTTCCCTCGGAGTTTGGGGCCCAGGCCCTGCCCCGGGCGGAGCTCTTAAGGCGGGTCTTGGGGGAGGCCGCCTGGCCCCCGGACTGGCGGGTCTGGGCCTACCACAACTTCCAGCCCCACGAGACCTTCCGGGTGGCGGGGGTGGGGATGGGGGAGAGCCTCGAGGCCTTCGTGGAGGCCTCCCAGGCCTACCAGGCCGAGCTCCTCCGGTTCGCCATCCACGCCTACCGCCGGGCCAAGGGGGAGGTGGTGGGGTACTTCCAGTTCATGTTCGTGGAGCCCTGGGAGGGCATCACCTGGGCGGTTTTGGACGTGGACCGGGTGCCCAAGAAAGGCTTTTTCGCCCTCCGGGAGGCGAGCAGCCCCGTCCTCCTCTCCCTGGTGCCCTACCGGGAGCGGCTGGAGGTGGGGGGGCCTCCGCTCATGGAGGTCTGGCTGGTCTCCGACTTGGAGCGGGCGGTGGAGCTGGAGATCCGCTTGCGCCTGGAGGGCCCGCAAAACCTGGCCCTTTGGGAGGGGCGGGTGGTCCTGGGCCCGGGAGAGGTGCAGCGGGTTTTCCACCTGATGGAGCTCTGGGAGGCCCCCGCGGAGGTCCAGGCGGGCTTCCTGCCCGTGGTCCAGGCCCTCCGCCAACTGCCCCCAGGGCCCTACCGTTTGCTGGGGGAGGCGTGGGAGGGGGAGCGGCTCTGGTCCCGTACGGTGGTGGCGGTGGAATACCTCGAGCCCATCCATGAAAGGGGGACGGCATGGTAAGGAACGTTTGGGAGGCGCTGGGCCTTTCGGGCAAGCGGGTCCTGCTCCTCCACCACGACGACCTAGGCCTAACCCACGCTCAGACGGAGGCTTACCGGGCGCTGGGCTTTCCTACCGGCTCGGTCATGGTCCCAGGGGGGTGGGGGGTGGGGCTTAGGGGGGCGGACCTGGGGGTTCACCTCACCCTGACCAGCGAGTTGCCCGCGCCCCGTCTCCGGCCCCTAACGCCGGGGAAGAGCCTACGGGACCCCACCGGCCATTTCTGGCCCACCCTCGAGGCCGCCTGGACCCACCTGGACCCCGGGGAGGTGGAGGAGGAGCTGGAGGCCCAGGTGCGCCTAGCCCGGGCCTGGGGCCTGGACCCCACCCACCTGGACGCCCACATGGGGGCGGTGTTGCGCCCGGAGCTGGCCGAGGTGTACCTGCGTCTGGCCGAGCGGCACGGCCTGCCCCCCCTTCTTCCGGAAAACCTGGAGGAGCTTGGCCCCCCGCCCCTTTTCCTCCCGGAACTCAAGCGCCTCCTGGAACGGGCCCCTTTCCCCAAAGTCTGGGTGCTGGACGGGTACGGGGTGCCGCCCGCGGAGCGGAAAGCCTGGCTGGTGGAGCGTTTGGCTGCTTTGGGACCGGGGGTGTACCAGCTCATCCACCACGCGGCCCTGCCCACCCCGGAGAACGCGGCCTTGCCCGATGGGGAGGGCCGGTCGGCCGATCTGGCCCTCCTTCGGGACCCAGAGGTGAAGAGGGTGCTGGAGGAGTTTGTCCCCCTCACCTGGCGGACGGTGGGGGAGGCCTGGCGGAGGGGGCGGTGAAGACCCCTCCTTGGCGTTACGCCCTGGGCACTTTGGGCCTCATCCTCCCGTCCCAGACCTTTGGCACCTTCTTTGCCTATTACTACGTGGATGTTTTAGGGCTGGCGGTGGGGGCTTTTGCCTTGGCCCGCACGGTGTACTCCCTCTGGGACGCGGTGAACGACCCTATGTTTGGCTACCTCTCCGACCGCACCCGCACCCCCTGGGGCCGCCGTCGCCCCTGGCTCATCGGGGGGCTTCCTTTCTTGCTGCTGGCCTTTGTCTTGACCTTTGCCGTGCCTGAGGTTTTCCGGGGGCCGGCCCTGTTCTGGTACTGCTTGCTGGCCCTCCTGTTCTTTGAAACCTTCTCTGCCCTTCTTTGGGTCAACTATATGGCCCTCTTTCCCGAACTCTTCCGCACCCTGGCGGAGCGGGCCCGGGCCAACGCCTTCCGGCAGGGCTTCCAGATGGTGGGGCTTATCGTGAGCCTGGCCTTTTCCCCTTTGCTTTTTGACCGCATCGGTTTTGCCCTCACGGCCCTCCTTTACGCGGGGCTTGGGGGGATCCTGGCCCTGGTGTCCTTCCTAGGGTGCCGGGAGGACCCTGAGGCTCAGAAAACCCCTGCCGTGGGGTTTCTGGAAGCCTTTCGCTACACCCTGACCAACCGGGCCTTTTGGATCTTTGCCCTGGCCAACGCCCTCTTGCAGTTCGTCCTGGGCACTTTGGGGGCGGGGATCCCCTTTTACGTGCGCTACAGCCTGGGTCTAGGACCGGAGGCCGCGTCCTTGCTCTTCGGGGCCACCTTCCTCCTGGCCGTGCCCCTCGTGACCCTTTGGGCGCGGTGGGCTGTGGCCTGGGGGAGCAAGCGGGCCTGGATGGCGGCCATCGGGGTGCTGGCCCTGGCCAGCCTTCTCCTCTACCTGCCCCACACCCTGCCCCAGGCCCTTCTCGCCGGGGCAGGGGTAGCCCTGGGGCTGAGCGGGGTCCTGGTCCTGGGGGATGT
Protein-coding sequences here:
- a CDS encoding glycoside hydrolase family 2 TIM barrel-domain containing protein, which encodes MRAHFLAHGAGRPGELPGVGWREVALPHQWSLEGVEAEAGWYRLQVPQGEGRRFIRVLGDYSKEAWLEGAYLGRHEGYFEPWLLELPPGEELLLRVAAPKDPGWPRFKRQVKGIFGQHDCRPGGTTERGQERGTGGLWGGVEVLFRPEAALLALRHRLSPRPGGWRLLVELEVDALRALDGKAELRLVPENFPGEALNREAPLALEPGRRTYRLLWDLPEMPLWEVWERGFPHLFRLEARLLGASLSVPLGFRTVALDGEGWLLLNGRRLFLRGTNIIPTQWLAAYGEGAATRDVALLKEANLNAVRVHAHVTHPAFYRACDREGVLVWQDFPLQWGYAEDEAFLREALRQARAMVDLLGAHPSIYLWCAHNEPAHNRKTLAPLVAAELRAADPTRPVKEASDFREHPYPGWYWGHLRDFLALPGKPLPSEFGAQALPRAELLRRVLGEAAWPPDWRVWAYHNFQPHETFRVAGVGMGESLEAFVEASQAYQAELLRFAIHAYRRAKGEVVGYFQFMFVEPWEGITWAVLDVDRVPKKGFFALREASSPVLLSLVPYRERLEVGGPPLMEVWLVSDLERAVELEIRLRLEGPQNLALWEGRVVLGPGEVQRVFHLMELWEAPAEVQAGFLPVVQALRQLPPGPYRLLGEAWEGERLWSRTVVAVEYLEPIHERGTAW
- a CDS encoding MFS transporter — encoded protein: MKTPPWRYALGTLGLILPSQTFGTFFAYYYVDVLGLAVGAFALARTVYSLWDAVNDPMFGYLSDRTRTPWGRRRPWLIGGLPFLLLAFVLTFAVPEVFRGPALFWYCLLALLFFETFSALLWVNYMALFPELFRTLAERARANAFRQGFQMVGLIVSLAFSPLLFDRIGFALTALLYAGLGGILALVSFLGCREDPEAQKTPAVGFLEAFRYTLTNRAFWIFALANALLQFVLGTLGAGIPFYVRYSLGLGPEAASLLFGATFLLAVPLVTLWARWAVAWGSKRAWMAAIGVLALASLLLYLPHTLPQALLAGAGVALGLSGVLVLGDVIIAGIIDRDAEATGTRREGVYFSVNGFIGRLSGPLQGLTFALLALLFGYVSGEHPGPRPDEAFRFFLSVPPFLAGALAFFLARSFPEAHP
- a CDS encoding ChbG/HpnK family deacetylase, with the translated sequence MVRNVWEALGLSGKRVLLLHHDDLGLTHAQTEAYRALGFPTGSVMVPGGWGVGLRGADLGVHLTLTSELPAPRLRPLTPGKSLRDPTGHFWPTLEAAWTHLDPGEVEEELEAQVRLARAWGLDPTHLDAHMGAVLRPELAEVYLRLAERHGLPPLLPENLEELGPPPLFLPELKRLLERAPFPKVWVLDGYGVPPAERKAWLVERLAALGPGVYQLIHHAALPTPENAALPDGEGRSADLALLRDPEVKRVLEEFVPLTWRTVGEAWRRGR
- a CDS encoding glycoside hydrolase family 31 protein encodes the protein MAEHPWQRALLSLRYIGSAGARRALLYALVRDAWNRRLPPPKGPWRPVGPPLAMEALPGGARFRFPEAELEALLFPWGLRLTWSPGRLPPSYWNPELSPIEPLREEREGRFALEAQGVRLEVGPEGLRFLRAGRVFRREALPERRKEAWRHRVALAPGERLYGLGSVAAPLDRRGRAYRLWNRDVGGSYGPEEGPLYLTIPVLLSQGPEGGHLVFYENPHEALVDLSQPEEALWTFMGGALRYHLFPGDPKEALSAYTALVGRPPLPPRFALGFHYARWGLSTEEEVREVAEGFLARGLPLSALHLDIDYMEGHRVFTVDRDRFPHLEELVADLRAKGVRTVLILDPGVKAEKGFPPYEEGLREGVFCTLPGGALLKAPVWPGWCAFPDFTHPRARAWWGRWVQTLWRLGVGGFWLDMNEPAAFAAWGDPTFPLPTRHALEGEEGDHRLAHNLYGLLMARATYEALKGETARPFLFSRSGWAGLARYAWNWTGDVESSWPALRRTVGIVLGLGLSGVPYTGSDIGGFSGHPSSELFLRWFQVGAFMPFFRVHSAITTPRREPWRFGEPVLSVVRRFLELRQALLPYLYTLAWEASQTGLPPVRPLFFLDPSAEAEDAFLLGEALLVAPVLEEGVRGRSVPLPRGPWYEFWTDRLLEGPGEVQAEAPLDRIPLFVWGGAALPLLEGEGLTLHLYPDREGRAEGLLYWDEGEGEGPFRLDRFRLEGGRLLWAEEGAYPWPWEGLGVRLHGKELLGAWVEGRWYGAREGRLRLPPFREARLEVKG